One region of Prosthecobacter debontii genomic DNA includes:
- a CDS encoding metal ABC transporter substrate-binding protein: MKPFFALSLGLLLAACKPATETPVNAGKTSAKPQVYVANYPLKYFAERIGGDEVDVHFPAPADEDPAFWQPDDETIAKFQAADLILMNGASYSKWVDNTTLPDEKVVNSSSEFSKDFIEVKDAVTHSHGPGGEHSHSGTAFTTWLDMQQAILQAKEVATALQALVPTGKGDEISQRFAALKKDLETLDQRLLAVGKRIAKAPLMASHPVYQYLARRYDLNLQAVLWEPETVPDGQALEGLQKILATHPAQWMIWEGEPNQESVAKIQALGLKSLVFAPCGNVPEKSDFLSVMQANVEALEKAFP; this comes from the coding sequence ATGAAACCTTTTTTTGCTCTCTCTCTGGGACTGCTATTGGCGGCTTGCAAACCTGCGACGGAAACTCCGGTCAACGCGGGTAAGACCTCTGCAAAGCCTCAGGTCTATGTCGCCAATTACCCACTCAAGTATTTTGCCGAGCGGATCGGTGGTGATGAGGTGGACGTTCATTTCCCAGCACCCGCGGATGAAGATCCTGCCTTCTGGCAACCCGACGATGAAACCATAGCGAAATTCCAAGCCGCGGATCTCATCCTGATGAATGGAGCCAGCTACTCCAAATGGGTTGATAACACGACTCTACCGGATGAAAAGGTGGTGAATTCCTCCAGCGAGTTTTCCAAAGATTTCATTGAGGTTAAAGATGCAGTGACTCATAGCCATGGCCCTGGCGGTGAGCACAGCCACAGCGGCACGGCGTTCACCACTTGGCTAGATATGCAGCAGGCCATCCTGCAGGCCAAAGAAGTCGCCACCGCTTTACAGGCACTCGTGCCGACAGGGAAGGGAGACGAGATCTCTCAGCGCTTTGCAGCGTTGAAAAAAGACTTGGAGACTTTGGATCAAAGATTGTTAGCGGTAGGTAAGCGCATTGCGAAAGCACCATTAATGGCTTCTCACCCCGTGTATCAATACCTGGCCCGACGCTATGACCTCAACCTTCAGGCCGTGCTCTGGGAGCCGGAGACGGTGCCCGATGGGCAAGCACTGGAAGGCCTTCAAAAGATCCTCGCTACCCATCCCGCTCAGTGGATGATCTGGGAAGGTGAGCCTAACCAAGAGAGTGTGGCTAAGATCCAGGCGCTGGGGCTGAAAAGTCTCGTCTTTGCTCCCTGTGGGAACGTTCCTGAAAAGAGCGATTTCTTGAGCGTTATGCAGGCGAATGTGGAGGCCTTGGAGAAGGCCTTTCCCTAG
- a CDS encoding peptide ABC transporter substrate-binding protein, with the protein MLLSACAPERDRADLVFIQSAEPETLDPALVTDQVSMRLSSALFEGLCRVNQAGRPEPGMAERWEVSEDRKTYTFHLRQGTTWSDGKPVTAQDFAASWQRALDPSTGADYASLMHVIRGGKDFSEGKIPFSEVGVKVVNNQTLQVTLENPIPYFVDLSAFLTLAPVPVATIEKHGSSWIKPANIVTNGAYLLEDWRLDDHIRLRKNPSYWDASHVKMATVEIKPVQDANTALSYFHTGQCDLMMDKGMVPPTLTQKLKQQPWFHTGPFLGTWFIRINVTREPFTDARMRQAFALAVDKKRIVEKITQLGETPAWGLTPPGTGQNYQPPEGLDYNPERARQLLAEAGFPNGKGFPRVEYLYIPLPVERNIAIELQSMWQETLGVTVNLTKQEQKVWLKSMRELDYHLCRSSWVGDYNDPSTFLDMFITGSGNNRTGWSNQDYDRLIAEAASDPDVQQRNTTFQQAEKTLIRDGAAIIPVYYYVGVQFYHDNKLQGVQGNLIDDHPFRCMSWK; encoded by the coding sequence ATGCTCCTCAGTGCATGCGCACCTGAGCGGGACCGCGCGGATCTCGTTTTCATCCAAAGCGCCGAGCCTGAGACACTAGACCCAGCCCTGGTGACGGATCAGGTTTCCATGCGCCTTTCCTCAGCCTTGTTTGAGGGCCTCTGCCGGGTCAATCAGGCAGGCCGACCTGAGCCGGGCATGGCCGAGCGATGGGAAGTTTCTGAAGATCGCAAAACCTACACCTTCCACCTGCGTCAGGGCACAACCTGGAGCGATGGCAAACCGGTGACAGCCCAGGATTTCGCCGCTTCCTGGCAACGGGCGCTCGATCCCTCCACGGGGGCAGATTACGCCAGTCTCATGCATGTGATCCGAGGTGGAAAGGATTTCAGCGAGGGCAAGATCCCCTTCTCTGAGGTGGGGGTGAAGGTCGTAAATAATCAGACGCTTCAGGTCACGCTGGAGAATCCCATCCCCTACTTCGTGGATCTCTCCGCCTTCCTCACGCTCGCTCCCGTGCCTGTCGCCACGATTGAAAAACACGGCAGTTCATGGATCAAACCCGCCAACATCGTGACCAACGGCGCTTATCTCCTGGAAGATTGGCGGCTGGACGACCACATTCGGCTGCGCAAAAACCCCTCCTATTGGGATGCCTCCCATGTGAAGATGGCCACCGTGGAAATCAAACCGGTGCAGGATGCCAATACCGCCCTGAGTTACTTTCACACGGGGCAATGCGACCTGATGATGGACAAAGGCATGGTGCCCCCCACGCTGACTCAAAAGCTGAAGCAGCAGCCGTGGTTCCACACCGGTCCCTTCCTAGGCACATGGTTCATCCGCATCAATGTCACACGTGAGCCCTTCACCGATGCGCGTATGCGTCAGGCCTTCGCGCTGGCGGTGGATAAGAAGCGCATTGTCGAAAAGATCACCCAACTCGGCGAAACACCCGCCTGGGGTCTCACCCCTCCGGGGACAGGGCAAAACTACCAGCCACCGGAAGGACTCGATTACAATCCCGAGCGAGCCCGCCAACTCCTGGCCGAGGCAGGTTTTCCAAATGGCAAAGGATTCCCTCGCGTGGAGTATCTTTACATCCCACTTCCGGTGGAAAGGAACATTGCCATCGAGCTGCAATCCATGTGGCAGGAGACCCTAGGCGTGACGGTGAACCTCACCAAGCAGGAGCAAAAAGTCTGGCTGAAATCCATGCGTGAACTGGACTATCATCTCTGCCGTTCCAGTTGGGTGGGAGATTACAATGACCCCAGCACCTTCCTCGACATGTTCATCACTGGCAGCGGCAACAATCGCACCGGTTGGTCTAACCAGGATTACGATCGACTGATTGCCGAAGCGGCCAGTGATCCCGATGTCCAACAACGCAACACAACCTTTCAGCAAGCCGAGAAGACGCTCATCCGTGATGGAGCAGCTATCATCCCGGTTTATTATTATGTCGGCGTGCAGTTTTATCACGATAACAAGCTGCAAGGCGTGCAGGGGAATCTGATCGATGACCACCCGTTCCGCTGCATGAGCTGGAAGTGA
- a CDS encoding alpha-hydroxy acid oxidase: protein MSFPLPALNQIPPELVALTDYEPLAREHLGEQAWAYFSGGAGDEVTIRENRQAFDKLKLLPRVLRDMKGGGTQTTLLGQVHDYPILLAPIAYHKMAHREGELATVLGASAMKAGMVVSTRASVPIEDIARSAETHLWFQLYIQPDRAFTRDLVQRAETAGYQALVLTVDAPLNGIRNRLQRAQFRMPPGVEAVNLKGMKGPDLRPKQAGENVAFGSFLNDAPTWEDLAWLRSITSLPILLKGVLSAEDALLALEHGVAGIIVSNHGGRVLDTAPATIDILPEISAAVAGRVPLLLDGGIRRGTDVLKAIALGASAVLIGRPYIYGLSVAGAVGVAHVLNILRAEFEVAMGLTGCKTVADISRSVVWPR, encoded by the coding sequence ATGTCGTTTCCTCTGCCAGCCTTGAACCAGATCCCGCCGGAGCTTGTCGCTTTGACCGACTACGAGCCGCTGGCGCGGGAGCACTTGGGTGAGCAAGCCTGGGCTTATTTTTCGGGTGGTGCCGGAGATGAGGTGACCATTCGCGAGAACCGCCAGGCCTTCGATAAACTGAAGCTGCTGCCGCGCGTGCTACGCGACATGAAAGGCGGCGGCACTCAAACGACCTTGCTGGGGCAGGTGCATGACTATCCGATTTTGCTAGCCCCGATTGCCTATCATAAGATGGCGCATCGAGAGGGTGAGTTGGCGACAGTTTTGGGCGCTTCTGCTATGAAGGCTGGTATGGTGGTGAGCACACGGGCTTCCGTGCCCATTGAAGACATTGCGCGATCCGCCGAGACACACCTTTGGTTTCAGCTCTACATTCAGCCTGACAGAGCGTTTACACGAGATCTGGTGCAGCGCGCTGAGACGGCAGGTTATCAAGCCCTGGTGTTGACGGTTGATGCGCCGCTGAATGGCATTCGCAATCGCTTACAGCGTGCGCAGTTCCGCATGCCGCCGGGTGTGGAGGCCGTGAATCTGAAAGGCATGAAGGGTCCAGATCTCCGCCCGAAACAAGCGGGAGAAAATGTGGCCTTTGGTTCTTTCCTCAATGACGCGCCGACCTGGGAGGACCTCGCTTGGCTGCGATCCATTACAAGCCTGCCGATCCTCCTGAAGGGCGTGCTTTCTGCTGAGGATGCGCTTCTAGCACTGGAGCATGGTGTGGCGGGTATCATCGTCTCGAACCACGGAGGACGGGTGCTGGATACGGCTCCTGCGACCATTGATATTTTGCCGGAGATCAGTGCAGCCGTGGCAGGTCGTGTGCCTTTGCTTTTGGATGGTGGTATTCGCCGTGGCACGGATGTTTTGAAAGCCATCGCTCTAGGCGCAAGTGCAGTGCTCATTGGTCGCCCTTACATTTACGGGCTGAGTGTGGCAGGTGCCGTGGGTGTAGCGCATGTGCTGAACATCCTGCGCGCCGAATTTGAAGTGGCCATGGGGCTGACGGGCTGCAAGACCGTGGCAGACATTTCACGTTCTGTGGTGTGGCCACGTTAA
- a CDS encoding RNA recognition motif domain-containing protein, which produces MNTKMYVGNLPFSATDVDVRDLFAQYGGVTDVFLPMDRESGRPRGFAFVTMDTPEAMTAAITNLHGKDFNGRSLTVNEARPKEERPAFGGGGGGGGRGGFGGGGGGGRGGYGGGGGGGGGRGGYGGGGGGGGRGGKSWDRDRSRKGGDEGDERW; this is translated from the coding sequence ATGAATACGAAAATGTATGTGGGGAACCTCCCCTTCAGCGCCACCGATGTAGATGTGCGTGATCTCTTCGCCCAATACGGCGGCGTGACGGATGTGTTCCTTCCGATGGACCGCGAGAGCGGCCGGCCACGTGGCTTTGCTTTTGTCACGATGGACACACCAGAAGCCATGACAGCGGCTATTACGAACCTGCACGGAAAAGACTTCAATGGCCGTTCCCTGACAGTCAATGAAGCTCGTCCTAAAGAAGAGCGCCCGGCCTTTGGTGGCGGCGGCGGCGGCGGTGGCCGTGGCGGCTTTGGTGGCGGCGGCGGCGGTGGCCGTGGCGGCTACGGTGGTGGTGGTGGCGGCGGCGGTGGCCGTGGCGGCTACGGTGGTGGCGGTGGCGGCGGTGGCCGTGGCGGCAAGAGCTGGGATCGCGACCGCAGCCGTAAAGGCGGCGACGAAGGCGATGAGCGTTGGTAA
- the ndk gene encoding nucleoside-diphosphate kinase — protein sequence MAQETSLLLLKPDCVAQGLNGEVLKRLEAEGFRVRGIKMIQLTDEILKDHYSHIADKPFFPEVAGFMKSKPVIAVALGGENVISHVRDLLGPTDSKAAPKGTIRGDFGSDKMTNVVHASDSPEAAAIELKRFFKDGEIFSY from the coding sequence ATGGCCCAAGAAACATCCCTCCTCCTGCTCAAGCCCGACTGCGTCGCCCAAGGTCTGAATGGCGAAGTCCTGAAGCGTCTGGAGGCCGAGGGCTTCCGTGTGCGCGGCATCAAGATGATCCAGCTCACCGACGAGATCCTGAAAGATCACTACTCCCACATCGCCGACAAGCCTTTCTTCCCTGAAGTGGCTGGTTTCATGAAGAGCAAGCCTGTCATCGCCGTGGCTCTGGGTGGCGAAAACGTCATCTCCCACGTCCGCGACCTGCTCGGCCCAACGGACTCCAAGGCAGCTCCTAAAGGCACCATCCGTGGTGATTTCGGCTCCGACAAAATGACCAATGTCGTTCACGCTTCGGATTCCCCGGAAGCAGCGGCCATCGAGTTGAAACGATTCTTCAAAGACGGCGAAATCTTCTCTTATTAA
- the metH gene encoding methionine synthase, producing the protein MPARPNVRSELEAAMRQRILVIDGAMGTTIRGYGLKEADARGDRFLKNEKDLLNNGDILSLTRPDVIEDIHRRFLEAGADIIETNTFSGTSIAQAEFFKEVPEGMRKDPAFFQTVLEDKFLNDLAWEINFKSAEQCRKWADIVGEQTGRKRYVAGAIGPLTVSLSQFPDLTDLSFRYVTFDQVKQAYKHQIRALIAGGVDTLLVETIFDSLNAKTALVAIREVFEEDKVELPVQISAAVGPGGETMISGQVTEAYLNAMRHVNPLSIGLNCSLGPDKMRPFLAELSSKADCFVSAYPNAGMPNPLAPTGFDLLPPDMANFAKDFGGSGFVNIMGGCCGNTPEHIAAIAKAVEGLAPREVPADPHTMRLSGSQPFVLNTGDANVRPPYLMIGERTNVAGSPKFAKLIKEGKLEEGVAIARQQVESGANVIDVCMDEGLIDGVAMMTKFLILLQTEPEVNKVPIMVDSSKWEIIEAGLKCLQGKGIVNSISLKEGEAKFKEYAVKIKQYGAATVVMAFDEQGQAATFDDKIRICERAYRILVDEVGFPPEDIIFDPNILTVATGIEEHNNYALDFINATRWIKENLPHAKVSGGVSNVSFSFRGNNKVREAMHSVFLYHAIKAGMDMGIVNAGMLEVYEEIPQEMLVKVEDVILNRRPDATEILVDYAEQFKGQAGSAKKAEIDMSWREASVEKRLEHALLKGITDFINEDTAEALAKLGRPLAVIEGPLMDGMSVVGDLFGAGKMFLPQVVKSARVMKQSVAYLQPYMEEEKNANPNQRSAGKIVLATVKGDVHDIGKNIVGIVLACNGFEVTDMGVMVPCEKILDKAKEVGADVIGLSGLITPSLDEMVHVASEMERLGFTQPLLIGGATTSAAHTAIKIAPKYSGSIVHVLDASRSVPVTTSLLSEDQKDGFVKQNEARHARLREEYGKKKDRELLSLAESREKGFLCDWNTQEIATPSFTGTKVYEGPDLIPTLRAFIDWSPFFHSWELRGRWLPDEGRFNSAHEDAEMKVKAEAEALKLYNDAQALLDRIVAEKRFTARGVIGFFPANSIGDDIEVYPDDSRSAVKTVFHTLRQQVIKKDKPNFALSDYVAPKASGRADYIGGFAVGIHGADEFAKEFDAAHDPYHGILTKAVADRLAEACAEYLHQQARFAWGYEKPGDLTTEEMVKEKYRGIRPAPGYPAQPDHTEKPILFDLLNATAQTGVELTESMAMHPGSAVSGLYFSHPEAHYFGISVIGKDQIEDYASRKGMSVEQVEKWLGPWLGY; encoded by the coding sequence ATGCCTGCCCGTCCCAATGTCCGTTCCGAACTCGAAGCCGCTATGCGTCAACGCATCCTGGTCATTGATGGGGCCATGGGGACGACGATTCGCGGGTATGGTCTGAAGGAGGCGGATGCTCGTGGGGATCGCTTTTTGAAGAATGAGAAGGACCTGCTGAACAATGGCGACATCCTCTCGTTGACTCGCCCGGACGTCATCGAGGACATCCACCGTCGCTTCTTGGAGGCCGGTGCGGATATCATCGAGACGAACACCTTCTCAGGGACCAGCATCGCTCAGGCGGAGTTCTTCAAAGAAGTGCCGGAGGGCATGCGCAAAGATCCGGCGTTTTTCCAGACGGTTTTGGAGGATAAGTTCCTCAATGACCTCGCCTGGGAGATCAACTTTAAGTCTGCCGAGCAATGCCGCAAATGGGCCGATATCGTCGGTGAGCAGACGGGGCGTAAGCGCTACGTCGCCGGGGCTATTGGGCCCCTCACGGTCTCACTGTCGCAGTTTCCCGATCTCACGGACCTGAGCTTCCGTTACGTGACCTTTGATCAGGTCAAGCAGGCGTATAAACACCAGATCCGGGCGCTGATTGCCGGTGGTGTGGATACCCTGCTGGTGGAAACCATTTTCGATTCCCTAAATGCCAAGACCGCTCTGGTGGCGATTCGCGAGGTGTTTGAAGAGGATAAGGTTGAACTGCCGGTGCAAATCAGCGCGGCGGTGGGCCCAGGCGGTGAGACGATGATCTCAGGTCAGGTGACCGAGGCTTATCTGAACGCCATGCGTCATGTCAACCCGCTGTCCATCGGTCTGAACTGCTCGTTAGGCCCAGATAAAATGCGTCCTTTCCTGGCGGAACTTTCGTCGAAGGCGGATTGCTTTGTTTCGGCCTATCCCAACGCGGGGATGCCTAATCCGTTGGCCCCAACTGGCTTTGACCTGCTGCCGCCAGACATGGCCAACTTTGCCAAGGATTTCGGCGGTAGTGGCTTCGTCAATATCATGGGCGGCTGCTGTGGCAATACACCGGAGCACATCGCGGCGATTGCTAAAGCCGTGGAAGGTTTGGCCCCACGTGAGGTGCCAGCAGATCCGCATACCATGCGCCTCAGCGGTTCCCAGCCGTTCGTGCTGAATACGGGCGATGCCAATGTGCGTCCGCCTTACCTGATGATCGGCGAACGCACCAACGTGGCGGGCTCGCCCAAGTTCGCCAAGCTCATCAAGGAAGGCAAGCTGGAGGAAGGTGTGGCCATCGCCCGTCAGCAGGTGGAGAGCGGTGCCAATGTGATCGACGTCTGCATGGACGAAGGCCTCATCGATGGCGTGGCCATGATGACGAAGTTTTTGATCCTCCTGCAAACCGAGCCCGAGGTGAACAAGGTGCCGATCATGGTGGACTCCTCCAAGTGGGAGATCATCGAGGCCGGTCTCAAGTGCTTGCAAGGCAAGGGCATCGTGAACTCCATCTCTCTGAAGGAAGGGGAGGCGAAGTTCAAGGAATATGCCGTTAAGATCAAACAATACGGTGCCGCAACTGTGGTCATGGCTTTTGATGAACAAGGCCAGGCAGCGACCTTCGACGACAAGATTCGTATTTGCGAACGTGCTTATCGCATCCTCGTGGACGAGGTCGGTTTCCCTCCCGAAGACATCATTTTCGACCCCAACATCCTCACAGTCGCTACCGGGATCGAGGAGCACAACAACTACGCCCTCGACTTCATCAACGCCACGCGTTGGATTAAGGAGAACCTGCCGCATGCTAAGGTCAGTGGTGGGGTGAGTAACGTCAGCTTCAGCTTCCGCGGTAACAACAAGGTGCGTGAGGCCATGCACAGCGTGTTCCTGTACCATGCCATTAAGGCAGGCATGGACATGGGCATCGTGAATGCAGGCATGCTGGAGGTCTATGAAGAGATCCCGCAAGAGATGCTGGTGAAGGTGGAGGATGTGATCCTGAACCGCCGTCCCGACGCCACCGAGATCCTGGTGGACTACGCCGAGCAGTTCAAAGGGCAGGCGGGCAGCGCGAAGAAAGCGGAGATCGACATGAGCTGGCGCGAAGCCAGCGTGGAGAAGCGCTTGGAGCATGCTTTGCTCAAGGGCATCACGGATTTTATCAATGAAGACACGGCTGAAGCGCTCGCTAAGCTCGGGCGTCCTCTCGCCGTGATCGAAGGCCCGCTCATGGATGGCATGAGCGTGGTGGGGGACCTCTTCGGTGCTGGTAAAATGTTCCTTCCTCAGGTGGTGAAAAGCGCCCGCGTGATGAAGCAGAGCGTGGCTTATCTCCAGCCTTACATGGAGGAGGAAAAGAACGCGAATCCGAACCAGCGTAGTGCCGGCAAGATCGTGCTCGCCACGGTGAAGGGTGACGTGCATGACATCGGCAAAAACATCGTCGGTATCGTGCTGGCCTGTAACGGATTTGAAGTGACTGACATGGGCGTGATGGTGCCCTGCGAGAAGATTTTGGACAAAGCCAAGGAAGTCGGTGCAGACGTCATCGGGCTCAGCGGTTTGATCACGCCTTCTCTGGATGAAATGGTGCATGTGGCCAGCGAAATGGAGCGTCTTGGGTTTACCCAACCACTGCTCATCGGCGGAGCCACCACCAGCGCCGCCCACACAGCCATCAAGATCGCGCCAAAATACAGCGGTAGCATCGTGCATGTGCTGGATGCCTCCCGCAGCGTGCCGGTGACAACCTCTCTCCTGAGTGAAGACCAGAAAGACGGTTTCGTGAAGCAGAACGAAGCTCGTCACGCCAGGCTGCGTGAGGAATACGGCAAGAAGAAGGATCGTGAATTACTCAGCTTGGCGGAGTCCCGCGAGAAAGGATTCCTCTGCGACTGGAACACTCAAGAGATCGCGACACCAAGCTTCACGGGGACGAAAGTTTACGAGGGTCCTGATCTCATCCCCACTCTGCGCGCTTTCATTGACTGGTCCCCCTTCTTTCATTCCTGGGAGCTGCGTGGCCGCTGGCTACCTGATGAAGGTCGTTTCAATTCCGCCCATGAAGACGCGGAGATGAAAGTGAAGGCGGAAGCGGAGGCGCTGAAGCTTTACAATGATGCTCAGGCTCTGCTGGATCGCATCGTGGCGGAGAAGCGCTTCACGGCTCGTGGCGTGATCGGGTTCTTCCCCGCCAACAGCATTGGGGATGACATTGAGGTTTATCCCGATGACAGCCGTAGCGCGGTGAAGACCGTCTTCCACACGCTGCGTCAGCAAGTGATCAAGAAGGACAAGCCTAACTTTGCGTTAAGCGATTACGTCGCCCCGAAAGCCAGTGGCCGTGCGGATTACATCGGCGGATTTGCCGTGGGTATCCATGGAGCCGATGAGTTCGCCAAGGAATTCGACGCCGCGCATGATCCTTATCATGGCATTCTGACGAAGGCAGTGGCCGACCGGTTGGCGGAAGCTTGTGCTGAATATTTACACCAGCAGGCACGTTTTGCTTGGGGTTATGAAAAGCCCGGCGATCTGACGACTGAGGAGATGGTGAAGGAAAAGTATCGCGGTATTCGTCCAGCACCGGGTTATCCCGCGCAGCCTGACCACACGGAGAAACCGATCCTGTTCGATCTCCTGAATGCCACAGCCCAAACCGGCGTTGAACTCACCGAGAGCATGGCCATGCATCCCGGCAGCGCGGTCAGCGGCCTGTATTTCAGCCACCCTGAGGCCCATTACTTCGGCATCAGTGTGATCGGTAAAGACCAGATCGAAGACTATGCTTCCCGTAAAGGCATGAGCGTGGAGCAGGTGGAAAAATGGCTCGGCCCTTGGTTGGGTTATTGA
- a CDS encoding family 16 glycoside hydrolase, translated as MKVPALLFLALASIASAADLPLLAIPGEVIYQSKLDTAPAAPWKAAKGQWELKDGVMRGSELEADKHGAVTRLPNKLNDFVIEYEFKFEGARTTSLSINAVKDHMARINITPKSVTVQRDDNDHEGPDKAVVFARLPAELSPGTWHKVRLEMVGDTMLGQVDDLTAWGSDALFKTDKMNPGFTVAGQSVDFRNLTIRAATLNPEWDSVKAALPKPGEKVAPAAAPAKGNAKGKGKKKKKAE; from the coding sequence ATGAAAGTCCCAGCCCTCCTCTTCCTGGCCCTGGCCTCCATCGCCAGTGCTGCTGATCTACCTTTGCTCGCCATTCCAGGTGAGGTCATCTACCAAAGCAAACTCGACACCGCTCCTGCTGCCCCTTGGAAAGCCGCTAAAGGCCAGTGGGAACTCAAGGATGGCGTGATGCGCGGTTCAGAGTTGGAAGCCGATAAACACGGCGCGGTCACCCGCCTGCCTAACAAACTGAATGATTTCGTCATCGAATATGAATTCAAGTTTGAGGGTGCCCGCACGACCAGCCTGTCCATCAATGCTGTGAAAGATCACATGGCCCGCATCAACATCACGCCCAAAAGCGTGACCGTGCAGCGCGACGACAACGATCATGAAGGTCCCGATAAAGCGGTGGTCTTCGCCCGCTTGCCTGCGGAACTGAGTCCCGGCACCTGGCACAAAGTGCGCCTGGAGATGGTGGGCGACACCATGCTGGGTCAAGTGGACGACTTGACCGCCTGGGGCAGTGACGCCCTCTTCAAGACGGATAAAATGAACCCAGGCTTCACTGTCGCAGGTCAGTCGGTGGATTTCCGTAACCTGACCATCCGTGCCGCCACCCTGAACCCCGAATGGGACTCCGTGAAAGCCGCCCTGCCTAAACCCGGTGAGAAAGTGGCTCCTGCCGCTGCGCCTGCAAAGGGCAATGCCAAAGGCAAGGGTAAGAAGAAAAAGAAGGCGGAGTAA
- the rpmB gene encoding 50S ribosomal protein L28, with product MAKVCQITGVGVTRGHHIHRSGKAKKEGGIGKHITKRVKRVIFPNLRQKRIFVPELNQWVSVKLTARALKTLDKNGAYKTLKAAGLI from the coding sequence ATGGCTAAAGTCTGTCAAATCACCGGAGTCGGCGTTACACGCGGCCATCACATCCATCGCAGCGGTAAAGCTAAGAAGGAAGGTGGTATCGGTAAACACATCACCAAGCGTGTGAAGCGCGTTATTTTCCCGAACCTGCGTCAGAAGCGCATCTTCGTGCCTGAGCTGAATCAGTGGGTGAGCGTCAAGCTGACCGCTCGCGCTCTCAAGACCCTGGACAAGAACGGCGCTTACAAGACGCTGAAGGCCGCTGGTCTGATCTAA
- a CDS encoding aldo/keto reductase codes for MNLTRTAYGTWSGGKYMHFGEMLDDDRYIAMIRRAFDKGVRTFVTADVYGAGRADSMLGQALQCLPRDEYCLVGIVGHDFYTGLRSGAKGYPRFTDAGLHKPEQYESYLTMATEESLKRCQASKFDCLMLHNPDTIGYTSEDVWKAMAALKDKGLADRLGIAPGPANGFTLDMIDCFERFGDLVDWAMIILNPLEPWPGQHVLPAAKKHGVDILTRVVDYGGIFHDDVKPGHKFRDGDHRSFRPAGWVEHAGEKLEKIRHIADKHGLTMIQLACLWDLAQEPVKSVVPTLIQEAGEEAKSIESKLDELAALPVENILSPEEVEEIRQIGDNTGCMMLKGASQRHEGQEPRPDEWPMRPELLSLAGRWGLGNSW; via the coding sequence ATGAACCTCACACGCACAGCCTACGGCACCTGGAGTGGTGGCAAATACATGCATTTCGGCGAGATGCTGGACGATGACCGCTACATCGCCATGATCCGCCGCGCCTTCGACAAGGGCGTGCGAACCTTCGTCACCGCCGATGTCTATGGTGCAGGCCGTGCGGACTCCATGCTCGGTCAGGCTCTACAGTGCCTGCCCCGTGACGAATATTGCCTCGTCGGCATAGTCGGTCATGATTTCTACACCGGCCTTCGCTCTGGGGCCAAGGGCTACCCTCGCTTCACGGACGCCGGTCTGCACAAACCCGAGCAATATGAGAGCTACCTCACCATGGCGACTGAAGAGTCTCTGAAACGCTGCCAGGCGAGTAAGTTCGACTGCCTCATGCTTCACAACCCCGACACCATCGGTTACACCAGCGAAGATGTCTGGAAGGCCATGGCTGCGCTCAAAGACAAAGGCCTCGCGGATCGCCTAGGCATCGCCCCTGGTCCCGCCAATGGCTTCACACTCGATATGATCGATTGCTTCGAGCGCTTCGGAGATCTTGTGGATTGGGCCATGATTATCCTCAATCCTCTAGAGCCCTGGCCAGGCCAGCACGTGCTCCCTGCCGCTAAAAAGCATGGCGTGGATATCCTCACCCGCGTGGTGGATTACGGAGGTATCTTTCACGATGACGTCAAACCCGGTCACAAATTCCGCGATGGCGACCACCGCAGCTTCCGCCCCGCAGGCTGGGTGGAGCATGCCGGAGAGAAGCTGGAGAAAATCCGCCACATTGCCGACAAGCACGGACTCACCATGATCCAACTGGCCTGCCTGTGGGATCTGGCACAGGAACCCGTGAAAAGTGTCGTGCCGACCCTGATTCAGGAAGCCGGTGAAGAAGCGAAAAGCATCGAAAGCAAGCTGGATGAACTCGCTGCCCTGCCAGTGGAAAACATCCTGAGCCCTGAGGAAGTCGAAGAGATCCGCCAAATCGGTGACAACACCGGCTGCATGATGCTGAAAGGTGCCAGCCAGCGTCATGAAGGCCAAGAGCCACGCCCCGATGAATGGCCGATGCGCCCCGAACTGCTGTCCCTTGCGGGTCGCTGGGGGCTAGGAAACAGTTGGTAA